CCCTCACCTCCTCCGCCGGATTCAACTTTGGCAGGGCGATCCTCTTCCTTCTCTCCGACGACCGCCGCATCCTCTCCGCCCGGATGGGGATGGGGCCGAGGGACGCCAGGGAGGCCCGCCTGGTCGCCCGGATCCGCCACGCCCTGCCGGAGGAGGGGGGCAAGGAGGCGGGGCCGAGGGAATTCGGGAAGCTGCTCTGGCGCGACATGGAGCACCTCTCGCTCCCGATGGACCACGCCGGGTGCCTGGTGGCGGCGGCGGTCCGGGAGAAGCGGGCCATCCGGACGGAGACCGGCTGCGGGAAGGTTTCGGCGGCCGGTCCGGAGGGGATTTGCGGCAACCATCCGTCCTCCTTCGCGACCGTGCCGCTCGTCTTCCAGGGGGAAGCCCGGGGGGCCATCTACGTGGACAACAAGTTCCGGGAGAGGGAGATCACGGAGGAGGACATCCAGGCCCTGACGATGTTCGCCTCCGAGGCGTGCCTGGCCATGGAAAACGCATCCCTCTACGAGAGCCTGGAGGAGGCCCTGGGGAAGGTCCGGAAGACCCAGGACCTGCTTGTCCAGAGCGAGAAGCTGGCGGCGCTGGGGGAGATGGCCGCACGGATCTCCCACGAGATCAAGAACCCCCTCACCGTGATCGGGGGATTCGCCGCGCGCCTGGCCCGCGGCGAAAAGGGCGGACAGAAGGACCACCCGCCGACGGTACGGTACGCCGAGATCATCCTCAAGGAGGTGAAGCGGCTGGAGCGGACCGTCCAGCAGACGCTCTACTTCTCGCGGGAGATGATGCCCGCCCTGCGGCCGGTGGACATCAACGCCGAGATCCGGGAGGTTCTGGCGATCTTCCGGGACGAACTCGAAGAGGCCGGGATCGAGAAGGTGGTGGAGCTCTCGGAGGAGGTCCCCGAGATCCACGTCGATCCGGACCAGATCCGGCAGGTTCTCTGGAATCTCGTTTCCAACGCGGTCCAGGCGATGGGAGAGGGGGGGAAACTGACGCTGGTCACCCGGCCGTCCAGGGAAGGGGAGGGGGACGGCGTCGTTTTCCTCGTCGGCGATACCGGAGGGGGGATCCCCCATGACGTGGTGCACAACATCTTCAACCCGTTTTTCACCACGAAACCGAAGGGAACGGGGCTCGGGCTCCCCATCGTGCACGCCATCGTCCAGAACCACGGAGGGACGATCCAGCTGGACAACCGGGAGGGCGAAGGCGTGACGTTTTCGGTCTTCCTGGCCCGGACCCCGAAGGGGAAGGGGACGGGGGGGCGGATCCTGGAGCAGATGCGGAAAGGCGAACGCAATGGAACCGTCGCTCGAGAGGATTCGGGATAAGGTGTCGGCGGGGGTGAGGATGTCCGAGGAGGACGCCCTTGCCCTGTTCCGCACGCGGGACATTCACGCGGTAGGGGAGATGGCGGACCTGGCCAACCGGCGCGTGAACGGCGATCGTGTGTACTTCATCGTCAACCGGCACATCAACCCCACCAATATCTGCGTCAACCGGTGCAAGTTCTGCGCGTTCGGCAAGGGGAAGGAAGAGCCGCTCGCCTACACCATGACCATGGACGAGATCCTCGTGCGTGCGGAGGAGGGGCGTTCCCAGAACGCGACGGAGCTGCACATCGTGGGGGGGCTCCACCCGGATCTGCCGTTCGACTTCTATCTCCGCATGCTCCGAACCCTGCGGGAGCGTTTCCCGGAGATGCACATCCAGGCGTTCACCGCCGTGGAGATCGACTACTTCTCCCGGATTACGGGGCTTCCCCTGGCGGAGGTGATCCGTCTCCTGAAGGAGGCCGGCCTGGGAAGCCTGCCGGGGGGAGGGGCGGAGATCTTCGCCCCGGAGGTCCGGAACCGGATCTGCCCCGAGAAGATCACCGGGGACCGGTGGCTCGAGGTCATGGAGGAGGTCCACGCCGCGGGGCTGCGGAGCAACGCGACGATGCTGTACGGCCATGTGGAGACCCTCGAGTCCCGTGTCGACCACATGCGCCGCCTCCGGGAGCTGCAGGACCGGACGGGCGGCTTCCAGTCGTTCATCCCCCTGGCGTTCCATCCGAAGAACACGGAGATCGCGAAGGGGTACACGACGGGCCTTGCCGACCTGCTCTCCCTCGCGG
This window of the Candidatus Deferrimicrobiaceae bacterium genome carries:
- a CDS encoding GAF domain-containing protein; amino-acid sequence: MGNPSDKAFSLLARVVEISNSNIQIENRLKYLCDFLARESGAECVCVYRREARGEHLLPWVSSCVDIEECTQFDFRIRPGEGVAGKAFEKRAPVFFPDVQASPPTLSVARELRDFRSILSVPIMDDVYLYGVMNFSHRSLLAFSEETIALLRVIATEVGGAIRNSRLYHDARKRVSELITLNEIGRAITSTFQIRDILEYVAKTTSRLLQSDGCTVRLVGEKRSVLKVMVDEGYERPGLKREIRAHGKILSNQVFREKRPLLINGPEDSPLFPALSRHGVVSFLGLPIISKGRALGVVNYYSCSPNVVFDMEVMHLMQTVCSQLANMTENSAMFREAQQLAQENQVRAQRFATLYNVARALMSTVKTERLLQIMLFALTSSAGFNFGRAILFLLSDDRRILSARMGMGPRDAREARLVARIRHALPEEGGKEAGPREFGKLLWRDMEHLSLPMDHAGCLVAAAVREKRAIRTETGCGKVSAAGPEGICGNHPSSFATVPLVFQGEARGAIYVDNKFREREITEEDIQALTMFASEACLAMENASLYESLEEALGKVRKTQDLLVQSEKLAALGEMAARISHEIKNPLTVIGGFAARLARGEKGGQKDHPPTVRYAEIILKEVKRLERTVQQTLYFSREMMPALRPVDINAEIREVLAIFRDELEEAGIEKVVELSEEVPEIHVDPDQIRQVLWNLVSNAVQAMGEGGKLTLVTRPSREGEGDGVVFLVGDTGGGIPHDVVHNIFNPFFTTKPKGTGLGLPIVHAIVQNHGGTIQLDNREGEGVTFSVFLARTPKGKGTGGRILEQMRKGERNGTVAREDSG
- the mqnE gene encoding aminofutalosine synthase MqnE gives rise to the protein MEPSLERIRDKVSAGVRMSEEDALALFRTRDIHAVGEMADLANRRVNGDRVYFIVNRHINPTNICVNRCKFCAFGKGKEEPLAYTMTMDEILVRAEEGRSQNATELHIVGGLHPDLPFDFYLRMLRTLRERFPEMHIQAFTAVEIDYFSRITGLPLAEVIRLLKEAGLGSLPGGGAEIFAPEVRNRICPEKITGDRWLEVMEEVHAAGLRSNATMLYGHVETLESRVDHMRRLRELQDRTGGFQSFIPLAFHPKNTEIAKGYTTGLADLLSLAVGRIYLDNFRHVKSFWIMVGPKIAQISLHFGVDDIDGTVVEEKITHAAGAQAGQEMTVAELVTMIRQAGKIPVERDTLYNVVREWPETAA